In a genomic window of Gossypium arboreum isolate Shixiya-1 chromosome 7, ASM2569848v2, whole genome shotgun sequence:
- the LOC108486791 gene encoding protein SPEAR3-like has translation MGSNYYGEANMGNERGGGSSRKSKKDKAKQPQRGLGVAQLEKIRLNEQMGYHPSFHGPYSSNFNQEDMKMQHPTGYSSMVASSSSFSYSSSSSTSSASYGFHPSIMMGLSEYDQRANISYGDSQPSTAASWNPGSGILDAQPNMTRQLLNLHVEDLHPKKSKSLGSSSQNSESSETQELDLELRLSL, from the exons ATGGGTAGCAATTATTATGGAGAAGCAAACATGGGAAATGAAAGAGGAGGAGGGTCTTCAAGAAAAAGTAAGAAGGATAAGGCAAAGCAACCCCAAAGAGGGCTTGGTGTTGCTCAATTGGAGAAGATAAGGTTAAATGAACAAATGGGTTATCATCCTTCATTTCATGGTCCTTACTCTTCAAATTTCAaccag GAAGATATGAAAATGCAGCATCCAACTGGTTATTCATCTATGGtagcatcatcttcttcattttcatATTCATCATCTTCATCAACTTCTTCAGCTTCTTATGGTTTCCACCCTAGCATAATG ATGGGGCTTAGTGAATATGATCAAAGAGCAAACATCAGTTATGGTGATTCCCAACCTAGTACTGCAGCAAG TTGGAACCCTGGCAGTGGCATCTTAGATGCACAACCAAACATGACCAGACAGCTTCTAAACCTACATGTTGAG GATTTACATCCCAAAAAAAGCAAATCATTGGGGTCTAGTAGTCAAAATTCTGAATCAAGTGAAACACAAGAGTTAGATTTGGAGCTGAGATTATCACTGTAA